The segment TCAGTGGCGCCATGAGCCGGCGGGTGATCACCAGGGTGATGAGAGATACGCCCATCAGGGCGATCATGCCCAGCAGCACGTCCACCAGGTAGGTGCGACGCAGGTCCGCCAGCACCTCGCGCTCGGGCATCGACAGGCCAAAGGTCCAGTGGGTGCCCCTGATCGGCACGAAGTACACCCACACCGGCTCGCTGACCCGCCCGCCTTCCTCCGGGGTGATGCGCACCGGGCTCTGCTGGCGGCTGATCGCCGACAACAGCGGCTTGCTGCCGCGTGTGCCGATGTAGGATTTCCAGTCGTGGGCGAGGAAGTCGCCGTTGGCATCCGCCACGAAGGCGGAGGCGTGTTCCGGCTTGGCCAGTTCGCCCAGGAGCTGCTGCAGCCAGCCCAGGCTGATCGTGGCATCCGCGACGCCGATGACCGGCACGTCCTTGCCCGGGATGGCCACCGAGTAGCCGATCAGGGTCTCGTTGCGGGCCGCGGAGCGGAACGGCGGCTGCCAGCAGCCGTGGTCACAATTCAGCCCGCGGACGAACCAGGTGGTGCTCCAGTAGGGCTCCGGGTCGGAAAGGCGGGTGGTGGCGACAAGGAGGCCGCTGGCGTCGCGCCGGGCGACCGGGGCGTCTTCCGGCCGCAGGTGGTTCACGTCGCGCGGCACGAAGGCCGCGCTGACGTCGATCAGCTCGGGATTGACGGCCAGCACGTCGTGGATGAGCGCCGGGGCCTGGTCGCGACGGCTGCTGAGCAGGCCGGCAACCACCTGGCCCACCTTGGCCACGGAATCGATCCGGCGCTGGATGCGGGTCGCAGCGGCGTCTGAGACGGCGGCCGCCTCGCGCTCGGTCTGGCGCAACATCTGGTCGCGGGTGTGGTTGAGCAGGAGCCCGCCGGTGACGATCAGCACGATGGCCGAGCCCACCAGCACGCCCAGGGCCAGCCGCGAAGCGACGCTGCGAAGGACCATGGGTGGCTCCAGGGGAGGGTTAAGCCGAATTTATGCCTGCCGGGGCGCCGCGACAAGCGGGCAGGGCGCCATAATGTGCATTGATTCCCAGCAAGGTTAGGGCATGCCCGGCACCCAGCGAGACGTTGAATTCCGATTCCTGGCGCAACCCACCGATGTGAATTTCGGTGGCAAGGTCCACGGCGGCATGGTGATGAAGTGGATCGACCAGGCCGGCTACGCGTGTGCGGTGGGCTGGAGCGGGGCGTATTGCGTCACCGTTTCCGTGAGCGGCATCCAGTTCCTGGCGCCGATCCTGATTGGCGACCTGGTCACCGTGAGGGCGCGCCTGATCCACACCGGCACCTCCAGCATGCACCTCGCCGTGGACGTGCTGGCGCGCGATCTCCGCAGCGGTGAGCCGCGCCTGGCCACCAGCTGCGTCATGGTGTTCGTGGCGATGGACAAGCCCGATGGCGGCAAGCCCACGCCGGTGCCGCCGTGGCAGCCGGTGGAAGAGCGCGACCTGCGCCTGCAGGAATACGCACTCAAGCTCATGGAAATGTCCCGCGCGATGGAGCCGCTGGTGCAGAAAACCCGGGAAATTTAAGCGCAGAGGTTCACATTGGCCCAAGGGGCGTGTATGCTTCGCGGCCCCCTGCCAGCGACCCGTACTGGTGGGGTGTCCGGGCTCTCCAGGCCGCCATCGCATGTGTTTTCAGCGTGCGGAAGTTGTTGACAGTTTCTGGGGTGCTCGCGACAATAGGCGTTCTTTGTTGGAGGAATACCCAAGCGGCCAACGGGGGCAGACTGTAAATCTGCTGGCTTACGCCTTCGGTGGTTCGAATCCACCTTCCTCCACCATACGAGTTCCGCGTAGTGCGGGAGTAGTTCAATGGTAGAACTTCAGCCTTCCAAGCTGATTGTGCGGGTTCGATTCCCGTCTCCCGCTCCATTGAACCTCCGGACACTGCGTCAGTTGCTCATGTAGCTCAGTCGGTAGAGCACTTCCTTGGTAAGGAAGAGGTCGCTGGTTCGATTCCAGTCATGAGCACCATCCTCGTCGTTCGCGGCGGTTCCTTTTTTCTTTTTTATTTGACTCCAGCGGAGTTTAGGGCTCATGGCAAAGGGTAAGTTCGAGCGTAAGAAGCCGCACGTCAACGTCGGCACCATCGGTCACGTCGATCACGGCAAGACCACGCTGACTGCTGCGCTGACCAAGATCGGCGCCGAGCGTTTTGGTGGCGAGTTCAAGGACTACGGTTCGATCGACGCAGCGCCGGAAGAGAAGGCGCGCGGCATCACGATCTCGACCGCCCACGTGGAATATGAATCGCCGACCCGTCACTACGGTCACGTCGATTGCCCGGGCCATGCTGACTACGTCAAGAACATGATCACCGGTGCCGCCCAGATGGACGGCGCGATCCTGGTGTGCTCGGCCGCTGACGGCCCGATGCCGCAGACCCGCGAGCACATCCTGCTCTCGCGTCAGGTCGGCGTGCCGTACATCGTCGTGTTCCTGAACAAGGCCGACATGGTCGACGACGCCGAGCTCCTGGAGCTCGTCGAAATGGAAGTGCGCGAACTGCTCTCGAAGTACGAGTTCCCGGGCGACGACACCCCGATCATCGCGGGTTCGGCGCGTCTGGCCCTCGACGGCGACCAGTCGGACATCGGCGTGCCGGCGATCATCAAGCTGGTCGACGCGCTCGACAGCTGGATCCCGGAGCCGGAGCGTGACATCGACAAGCCGTTCCTGCTGCCGGTCGAAGACGTGTTCTCGATCTCGGGCCGCGGTACGGTCCTGACCGGTCGCGTTGAGCGCGGTATCGTCAAGGTCGGCGATCCGGCCGAAGTGGTTGGCCTGAAGGCCACCCAGAACACGACGGTCACCGGCGTGGAAATGTTCCGCAAGCTGCTCGACCAGGGTCAGGCCGGTGACAACGTCGGCGTGCTGGTCCGTGGCCTGAAGCGTGAAGACGTCGAGCGTGGCCAGGTCCTGGCCAAGCCGGGCACCGTGACCCCGCACACCGAGTTCGAAGGTGAGATCTACGTCCTGTCGAAGGACGAAGGCGGCCGTCACACCCCGTTCTTCAGCAACTACCGTCCGCAGTTCTACTTCCGTACCACGGACGTGACGGGCTCCATCAAGCTTCCGGAAGGCACCGAGATGGTGATGCCGGGCGACAACGTGAAGATCTCGGTGACCCTGGGCTTCCCGATCGCCATGGACGAAGGCCTGCGCTTTGCTATCCGCGAAGGTGGCCGCACCGTCGGCGCCGGCGTCGTGGCGAAGATCACCAAGTAAGATAAGTGATGCCGCCCCCTCTGGGGCGGCACCCTGTCGCGGGGCGGTCGGTCGCTGATCGTCCGCCCTCGCGGTTTAACCGGTTTACTGTACGCCAGTAGCTCAATTGGCAGAGCAGCGGTCTCCAAAACCGCAGGTTGGGGGTTCGAGTCCCTCCTGGCGTGCCACTTTCGAGCGCGCATGAACACGAAGGCACAAGACGCCAAGGGCGCGAGCCCGGCCGACATCGGTAAGCTGCTGCTTGCCTTCATCGTGCTCGCAGCCGGCATCGCCGGCTTCTACTATTTCGCCGATAACCCGAACGTGCCCTCTTTCGTGCGCGGGCTGGGTGTTATCGTCGCCGTGGCCGCGGCCATGGCGATCGGCGCCTTTACGGCTCCGGGCCGTAAACTGCGTGGTTTCCTGTCGGAATCGCAGTTCGAGTTGCGCAAGGTCGTTTGGCCGTCGCGCGACGAAACGCTGAAGACCACTGGTATCATCATCGTGGTCGTCATCATTCTTTCGCTGCTGATGGGCCTCATCGACTGGTTGCTTAAGTCGCTGGTGCTCGATTGGCTGCTAAAACTCGGACATTGAGGTAAGGCATGAGCAAGCGCTGGTACGTCGTTCACGCCTATTCGGGTTTCGAACAGCAGGTTCGCAAGGCCCTGACCGAGCGCGTTGTGCGCGAGGGCATGGAAGAGAAGTTCGGTGAGATCCTGGTTCCGACCGAGGAAGTCATCGAAATGCGCGGCGGCCAGAAGCGTCGCAGCGAGCGCAAGTTCTTCCCCGGTTACGTCCTGGTCCAGATCGAGACCGATACGAGCGGCAAGACCCCGCGTATCGACGACGAATGCTGGCATCTGGTCAAGGAAACCCCGAAGGTCATGGGTTTCATCGGCGGCACCGCCGACCGTCCGCATCCGATCCGCGATACCGAGGCCGAGGCCATCCTCAGCCGCGTGCGCGAGGGTGTCGAGAAGCCCCGCCCGAAGGTCCTTTTCGAGCCGGGCGAGATGGTCCGCGTCACCGACGGTCCGTTCAACGACTTCAACGGCGTCGTCGAGGAAGTGAACTACGAGAAGAGCCGCCTGCGCGTCGCGGTGCTCATCTTCGGTCGTTCCACCCCGGTTGAGCTGGAGTTCGGCCAGGTCGAAAAGGCTTAAGGGCGGCGGAAGCCACCCGCTGCGGCACGGGGTTTGCATAGCCCGCGTGACGCGCCTATAATGCCCGGTTCACGCTGGAGCCTTGTGCTCCGGCGTGCCCGCGTTTAAGGAGTTCGCAAGCGCGAACCTAACCACCCAGGGATGGCCAACAGCGAGGAGCCGCAAGGCGCCAGCACTCGCGAGGAAGTAAAAATGGCAAAGAAAGTAATTGGTTACATCAAATTGCAGGTGAAGGCCGGTCAGGCCAACCCGTCGCCGCCGGTGGGTCCCGCCCTCGGTCAGCGCGGCCTGAACATCATGGAGTTCTGCAAGGCGTTCAATGCCGCCACGCAGAAGCTCGAGCCGGGTCTCCCGATCCCGGTCGTGATCACGGCCTACTCGGACCGTACCTTCACCTTCATCACGAAGACCCCGCCGGCCTCGATCCTCCTCAAGAAGATCACGGGCGTGGCCAAGGGTTCGCCGAAGCCGAACACCGACAAGGTGGGCAAGGTCACCCGCGCCCAGCTCGAGGAAATCGCGAAGCAGAAGGAGCCGGATCTCACGGCTGCTGATCTCGATGCCGCCGTGCGTACCATCGCCGGCAGCGCGCGTTCCATGGGTCTGGTGGTAGAGGGTTAAGACATGGCAAAGATCACCAAGCGTATGAAGGCCGCTTCGGCCGCCGTCCAGCCGGGCAAGACCTACGGCCTCGACGAAGCCCTGAAGATCGTCAAGGACAACGCCAAGGCCAAGTTCGCCGAATCCGTGGACGTCTCCGTCCGCCTCGGCATCGACGCCAAGAAGTCCGACCAGGGTGTCCGCGGTTCCTCGCTGCTGCCGCACGGCACCGGCAAGACCGTTCGCGTCGCCGTGTTCGTGCCGCCGGGCGAAAAGGCTGACGCCGCGCTCGCCGCTGGCGCCGACGCCGTCGGTATGGACGACCTCGCCGAGAAGATGGCGGCGGGCGACCTGAACTACGGCCGCGTCATTGCGACCCCGGACGCCATGCGCGTCGTCGGTAAGCTCGGCCAGGTGCTCGGTCCCCGTGGCCTGATGCCGAACCCGAAGGACGGCTCGGTCACCGCTGACGTCGCCACGGCCGTGAAGAACGCCAAGGCTGGCCAGGTGAAGTTCCGTAACGACAAGGGCGGCATCATCCACGCCACCATCGGCAAGGCCAGCTTCGACGCTGCCCAGCTGGCGGACAACCTGAACACCCTGATCGGCGACCTGCTCAAGGCCAAGCCGTCGGCTGCGAAGGGTCAGTACATCCAGAAGGTGTCGCTGTCGAGCACCATGGGCGTGGGCGTGCCGGTCGATACCTCGACCGTGAACACCTCGGCCAAGTAATCAGTGTTACGACCCCCACCGGCTTGCCGGTGGGGGCACGTTTTTGAGGGCAGCCAGGTTGAAATGCCCGGCAGCCGTCAAAGACCGCAGGCGCGATCAGCGCGCGATGGCGACGAGCAGGGAGCTCGTGTTGGCAAGGAATCGCCGTCATCGTTAGCGGGTTCGCTTAATCGGGTCTCAAGGCCCAGCCGGCGTAGATGGTGCAGCCCCTTCTGGATTCGTTTCGAACCTGGAATGGCCACCACCCCCGGGACGTAGCCCGTCCCCGACGTCAGGATGATGTCGCCCAGGACCGCAAGCGGCAGGAGTCGTAAGCGGAATTTAATTGGAGGAGTGCAATGGCTCTCAATCTTTCTCAGAAGCAAGAAGTAGTCGCAGAGCTCGCTGAGGTTGCCGCGAAGGCACACTCCTTGGTTGCTGCCGAATACGCAGGCACCACGGTCTCTCAGATGACCGCGATGCGCAAGAAGGCCCGCGAGTCGGGCGTGTTCCTGAAAGTTGTCAAGAACACGCTTGCTGCCCGCGCTGTGGCTGGTACCGAATTCGAGGTCGTCGCTGACGCCCTGACCGGTCCGCTGCTTTACGCTTTCTCGACCGAGGAACCGGGCGCCGCTGGCCGCCTGATCAAGGAATTCGCGAAGACCAACGACAAGCTCAAGCCGAAGGTCGTTTCCATCGAAGGCAAGCTGTTCGACGCCAAGCACGTCGACGTGCTGGCCTCGCTGCCGACCCGCGAAGAAGCCCTGGCCATGCTGGCCCGCGTGCTTTCCGAGCCGGTCACGATGTTCGCGCGCGCCATCAAGGCCGTGGCGGACAAGCAGGGTGGTGGCGAAGAAGTTGCCGCCGAAGCCCCGGCTGAAGCCTGATCTCGCTGACTCTTTTCTCATCGAAACCCATTTCAGAAGGTAAGAAACAATGTCCACCCTGACCACCGAACAGATCGTTGAAGCCATCAAGGCCAAGTCCCTGACGGAAATCATGGAACTGGTGAAGTCGATCGAAGACACCTTCGGCGTCTCCGCTGCTGCCCCGGTTGCCGCTGCCGCTGCTGCCGGCCCGGCCGCTGCTGCTGAAGAGCAGACCGAGTTCGACGTCATCCTCAAGTCCGCCGGCGACAAGAAGGTCGACGTGATCAAGGCCGTCCGCGCCATCACCGGCCTGGGCCTGAAGGAAGCGAAGGACCTCACCGAAGCCGGTGGCGTCGTGAAGGAAGCTGCTTCGAAGGAAGACGCTGCGAAGTTCAAGAAGGACCTCGAAGCTGCCGGCGCCACGGTCGAACTCAAGTAATTGGCGCCTTGCGCGCAACGAGTTTGACTTAGCGTCAAGCCAGGCCTGGGGGCGTAAGCCCCCGGGCTTTGCCCGTTCCAGATGGTCCCGTTCCAAAGATCGTCCCCGTTCCACCCTGTCGGAAATGGGACATCGCGATTCGAGAGCCGCCTCCACCGGGCTCCGCGGTTCGAATCCCGATCTCCGATTTTCGATTCACCTTTAGCCGGCCCCAGAGCGCCGGCACTACCAAGACCGAGGCGGTAACACTCATGACCTACTCGTTTACCGAGAAGAAGCGCATCCGCAAGGACTTCGGCAAGCGGCCCCCCGTGCTGGGCGTGCCCAACCTGCTGACGATCCAGACCGACTCGTACAAGGAATTCCTCCAGGAGCACACCAACCCGAAGGCGCGTGAGGAAAAAGGCCTCCACGCTGCCCTCAAGTCGGTGTTCCCGATCTCCAGCTACTCCGGCAATGCCGCGCTGGAATACGTCGATTATCGCCTCGGCGAGCCGGCGTTCGACGAACGCGAGTGCCGCAACCGCGGCATGACCTTCGGTGCGCCGCTGCGCGCCACCGTGCGCCTGGTCATCTATGACAAGGACAGCCCGGCGTCGAAGAAGGCCGTGAAGTACGTGAAGGAGCAGGAAGTCTACATGGGCGAAATTCCGCTCATGACCGACACCGGCACCTTCATCATCAACGGTACCGAGCGCGTCATCGTCTCGCAGCTGCACCGTTCGCCGGGCGTGTTCTTCGACCACGACCGCGGCAAGACCCACAGCTCGGGCAAGCTGCTGTTCTCCGCGCGCGTCATTCCTTACCGTGGTTCGTGGCTCGATTTCGAGTTCGACCCGAAGGATGCGCTGTTCACGCGTATCGACCGTCGCCGCAAGCTGCCGGTGACCGTGCTCCTGCGCGCGCTGGGCTACAACAACGAAGAGATGCTCTCCATCTTCTTCGAGCACAACGTGTTCCACCTGGGCAAGAAGGGCACCGTCACGCTGGATCTCGTCGCCGAGCGCCTGCGTGGTGAAACCCTCTCGTTCGACCTGATGATCGACGGCAACGTGCTGGTGGAAGCCGGCAAGCGCATCACTGCGCGCCACGTTCGCCAGCTCGCCAACGAGAAGATCGCCACGCTCGAAGTGCCGGACGACTACCCGGTCGGCCGCATCGTCGCCATCGACATGATCGACAAGGACACCGGTGAAGTCATCGCCGCTGCCAATGACGAGCTGACGCTGGAACACCTCGAGCACTTCCGCAAGGCCGGTATCGAAACCGTGCCGACGCTGTACGTGAACGACCTCGACCGCGGTGCGTACATTTCCAACACGCTGCGCATCGACAACACGCGCACGCAGCTGGAAGCCCTGGTCGAAATCTACCGCATGATGCGTCCGGGCGAGCCGCCGACCAAGGATGCCGCGCAGAACCTGTTCTTCAACCTGTTCTTCACCTTCGACCGCTACGACCTGTCGGGCGTGGGCCGCATGAAGTTCAACCGCCGCGTCGGCCGCAAGGACGTCGTGGGCCCGGGCGTGCTCTACGATCACAAGTACTTCAGCGAGCGCAAGGAAGAAGAGTCGCAGCGCCTGGTCGCCCAGCAGGGTGAAACCTCGGACGTCCTCGACGTGCTGCGCGTGCTCATCGATATCCGCAACGGCATCGGAACGGTCGACGATATCGACCATCTCGGTAACCGTCGCGTGCGTTCGGTCGGCGAAATGGCGGAAAACACCTTCCGCATCGGTCTCGTCCGTGTCGAGCGCGCCGTGCGCGAGCGCCTGTCGCTGGCCGAGTCCGAGGGCCTGACCCCGCAGGAACTGATCAACGCCAAGCCGGTCGCGGCGGCGGTGAAGGAGTTCTTCGGTTCGTCGCAGCTCTCGCAGTTCATGGATCAGAACAACCCGCTGTCCGAAGTGACCCACAAGCGCCGCGTGTCGGCGCTCGGACCGGGCGGCCTGACCCGTGAGCGCGCTGGCTTCGAAGTCCGCGACGTGCACCCGACCCATTACGGCCGCGTCTGCACCATCGAAACGCCGGAAGGCCCGAACATCGGCCTGATCAACTCGCTGGCCGTGTACGCCCGCACCAACGCTTATGGCTTCCTCGAGACGCCGTACCGCAAGGTCGAGAACGGTAAGGTTACCGACAAGGTCGATTACCTCTCCGCCATCGAAGAGGGCGACCACGTCATCGCGCAGGCGAACTCGCCGCTGTCGAAGGAAGGCAAGTTCCTCGAAGACTTCGTGTCCTGCCGCTTCCGTGGTGAGTCCGAGCTGCGTCCGTCGCCCGAGATCAACTACATGGACGTTTCGCCCATGCAGACCGTCTCGGTCGCCGCCGCGCTCGTTCCGTTCCTGGAGCACGATGACGCGAACCGCGCACTCATGGGCGCGAACATGCAGCGCCAGGCCGTCCCGACGCTGCGCAGCCAGAAGCCGCTGGTGGGCACGGGCATCGAGCGCGCCGTGGCGCGTGACTCGGGCGTCACCGTGGCCGCCAAGCGCGGTGGTGTCATCGACCAGGTCGATGCCGCCCGTATCGTCGTGCGCGTCAACGAAGTCGAAGTCGGCGACGATGATGCCGGCGTCGATATCTACACGCTGACCAAGTACACCCGCTCCAACCAGAACACCAACCTCAACCAGCGTCCGCTGGTGAACGTCGGTGACGTGGTGGCCGTGGGCGACACGCTGGCCGACGGTTCGTCGACCGACCTGGGCGAGCTCGCGCTCGGCCAGAACATGCTCGTCGCCTTCATGCCGTGGAACGGCTACAACTTCGAAGACTCGATCCTCATCTCCGAGCGCGTCGTGCAGGAAGATCGTTACACCTCGATCCACATCGAGGAAATGACCTGCATCGCCCGTGACACGAAGCTGGGCGCCGAAGAAATCACCGCTGACATCCCGAACGTGGGTGAGTCGGCGCTGGCTCGCCTCGACGAGTCCGGCATCGTCTACATCGGTGCGGAAGTGAAGGCCGGCGACATCCTGGTGGGCAAGGTCACGCCGAAGGGCGAAAGCCAGCTCACCCCGGAAGAGAAGCTGCTTCGCGCCATCTTCGGCGAGAAGGCCTCGGACGTGAAGGACAGCTCGCTGCGCGTGCCCCCGGGCATGGACGGCAATGTCATCGACGTGCAGGTCTTCACCCGCGACGGCATCGAGAAGGACAAGCGCGCCAAGCAGATCGAAGAGACCGAACTGAAGCGTATCCGCAAGGATCTCGACGACCAGTTCCGCATCCTCGAAGGCGCCATCTACGCCCGTATGCGTTCGCAGCTGGTGGGCAAGACCGCGATGAGCGGTCCGGCCGGCCTCAAGCGTGGCGCGGTCATCGATGATGCTTACCTGGGCGGCCTGAAGAAGGACGACTGGTTCAAGATCAACGTCAAGGAAGAGGAAGTCTCCGAGTTCATCGAGCGCGCGGCCGAACAGGTCCGTCGCCACAAGGAGAACTTCGAGAAGCGCTTCAAGGAGAAGCAGGGCAAGATCACCCAGGGCGACGATCTCGCGCCGGGCGTGCTCAAGATGGTCAAGGTGTACCTGGCCGTCAAGCGCCGCATCCAGCCGGGCGACAAGATGGCAGGCCGCCACGGTAACAAGGGTGTGGTCTCCATGATCGTGCCGGTCGAGGACATGCCGTTCTCGGCGGACGGCCGTCCGGTCGACATCTGCCTGAACCCGCTGGGCGTGCCTTCGCGTATGAACATCGGTCAGATTCTCGAGGTCCATCTGGGCTGGGCCGCCAAGGGCCTGGGCCACAAGATCTCGGCCATGATCGAAGCCAACGAGAAGCCAGCCAAGCTGCGCGAGTTCCTCGACGAGGTCTACAACCACGGTAACGCCGGTGCGGAAGGTGCGGTGCGCCACGTCGACCTCAAGTCGATGTCGGATGCCGAGATCGTCCAGCTGGCCGACAACCTGCGCGACGGCGTCCCGATGGCCACCCCGGTCTTCGACGGTGCTGAAGAAACCGAAATCAAGCACATGCTGAAGCTCGCCGACCTGCCGGAATCCGGCCAGACGGTGCTCTTCGACGGCCGTACCGGCGAGGCGTTCGATCGCCCGGTCACCGTGGGCTACATGCACATGCTCAAGCTGAACCATCTCGTCGACGACAAGATGCATGCGCGTTCCACCGGTCCGTACTCGCTCGTTACCCAGCAGCCGCTGGGCGGCAAGGCGCAGTTCGGCGGCCAGCGCTTCGGCGAAATGGAAGTCTGGGCGCTGGAAGCTTACGGCGCGGCGTACACCCTGCAGGAAATGCTGACGGTCAAGTCGGATGACGTGCAGGGCCGCAACCAGATGTACAAGAACATCGTCGACGGCAACCACGAAATGGCTGCGGGCATGCCGGAATCCTTCAACGTTCTCGTGAAGGAAATCCGCTCGCTCGGTATCGACATCGAGCTCGAAGAGCTCCACAAGTGATCGTCGCGGCTATCGGAGATTACGCATGAAAGACCTGCTCAATCTGTTCAACCAGCAGCGACAGACGCTGGACTTCGACGCGATCAAGATCGCCCTGGCTTCGCCGGAGCTGATCCGCTCGTGGTCGTACGGCGAAGTGAAGAAGCCGGAAACGATCAACTACCGCACGTTCAAGCCTGAGCGTGACGGTCTGTTCTGCGCGGCCATCTTTGGCCCGATCAAGGACTACGAGTGCCTGTGCGGCAAGTACAAGCGCATGAAGCATCGTGGCGTCGTGTGCGAGAAGTGCGGTACCGAGGTCACCCTGGCCAAGGTCCGTCGCGAGCGCATGGGCCACATCGAGCTGGCCAGCCCGACCGCGCACATCTGGTTCCTGAAGTCGCTGCCGTCGCGCATCGGCCTCATGCTGGACATGACGCTGCGTGACATCGAGCGCATCCTGTACTTCGAAGCCTTCGTCGTGATCGATCCGGGCCTGACCGCGCTTGAGCGCGGCCAGCTGCTCAGCGAAGACCAGTACCTGGAAGCCACCGAAGAGCACGGCGACGAATTCGATGCCCGCATGGGTGCCGAGGCCGTCTACGAGCTGCTGAAGAGCCTCGACCTGCCGGGCGAAGTCATCCGCCTCAAGGAAGAGATCGCCTCGACCAATTCGGAAACCAAGCTCAAGCGCCTCACCAAG is part of the Luteibacter pinisoli genome and harbors:
- the rpoB gene encoding DNA-directed RNA polymerase subunit beta, translating into MTYSFTEKKRIRKDFGKRPPVLGVPNLLTIQTDSYKEFLQEHTNPKAREEKGLHAALKSVFPISSYSGNAALEYVDYRLGEPAFDERECRNRGMTFGAPLRATVRLVIYDKDSPASKKAVKYVKEQEVYMGEIPLMTDTGTFIINGTERVIVSQLHRSPGVFFDHDRGKTHSSGKLLFSARVIPYRGSWLDFEFDPKDALFTRIDRRRKLPVTVLLRALGYNNEEMLSIFFEHNVFHLGKKGTVTLDLVAERLRGETLSFDLMIDGNVLVEAGKRITARHVRQLANEKIATLEVPDDYPVGRIVAIDMIDKDTGEVIAAANDELTLEHLEHFRKAGIETVPTLYVNDLDRGAYISNTLRIDNTRTQLEALVEIYRMMRPGEPPTKDAAQNLFFNLFFTFDRYDLSGVGRMKFNRRVGRKDVVGPGVLYDHKYFSERKEEESQRLVAQQGETSDVLDVLRVLIDIRNGIGTVDDIDHLGNRRVRSVGEMAENTFRIGLVRVERAVRERLSLAESEGLTPQELINAKPVAAAVKEFFGSSQLSQFMDQNNPLSEVTHKRRVSALGPGGLTRERAGFEVRDVHPTHYGRVCTIETPEGPNIGLINSLAVYARTNAYGFLETPYRKVENGKVTDKVDYLSAIEEGDHVIAQANSPLSKEGKFLEDFVSCRFRGESELRPSPEINYMDVSPMQTVSVAAALVPFLEHDDANRALMGANMQRQAVPTLRSQKPLVGTGIERAVARDSGVTVAAKRGGVIDQVDAARIVVRVNEVEVGDDDAGVDIYTLTKYTRSNQNTNLNQRPLVNVGDVVAVGDTLADGSSTDLGELALGQNMLVAFMPWNGYNFEDSILISERVVQEDRYTSIHIEEMTCIARDTKLGAEEITADIPNVGESALARLDESGIVYIGAEVKAGDILVGKVTPKGESQLTPEEKLLRAIFGEKASDVKDSSLRVPPGMDGNVIDVQVFTRDGIEKDKRAKQIEETELKRIRKDLDDQFRILEGAIYARMRSQLVGKTAMSGPAGLKRGAVIDDAYLGGLKKDDWFKINVKEEEVSEFIERAAEQVRRHKENFEKRFKEKQGKITQGDDLAPGVLKMVKVYLAVKRRIQPGDKMAGRHGNKGVVSMIVPVEDMPFSADGRPVDICLNPLGVPSRMNIGQILEVHLGWAAKGLGHKISAMIEANEKPAKLREFLDEVYNHGNAGAEGAVRHVDLKSMSDAEIVQLADNLRDGVPMATPVFDGAEETEIKHMLKLADLPESGQTVLFDGRTGEAFDRPVTVGYMHMLKLNHLVDDKMHARSTGPYSLVTQQPLGGKAQFGGQRFGEMEVWALEAYGAAYTLQEMLTVKSDDVQGRNQMYKNIVDGNHEMAAGMPESFNVLVKEIRSLGIDIELEELHK